From Brevibacillus marinus, a single genomic window includes:
- a CDS encoding xanthine phosphoribosyltransferase — protein MKRLQERIRQDGVVLSSQVLKVDSFLNHQVDPILTMEIGQAFARKFQADRVTKVLTIEASGIHFALATAYALGVPFVYAKKKQAITLPEDLYSVPVYSFTRQETYRISVSKRYLTARDRVLIVDDFLATGAALLGLVELVKQAGAHLIGVGAVIEKSFQEGRGKLEQAGVFVYSLARIESMSPGEICFAEETENMLAEETN, from the coding sequence ATGAAACGATTGCAGGAGCGCATTCGACAAGACGGCGTCGTTTTGTCCAGTCAGGTGCTGAAAGTGGATTCTTTTCTCAATCATCAGGTGGACCCGATCCTGACGATGGAGATCGGACAAGCGTTTGCCCGTAAGTTTCAAGCGGATCGCGTCACCAAGGTGCTGACGATCGAAGCGAGCGGCATTCACTTCGCGCTGGCTACCGCCTATGCCTTGGGCGTGCCGTTTGTTTACGCCAAGAAAAAGCAGGCGATCACCTTGCCGGAAGATCTCTACAGCGTCCCTGTCTATTCGTTTACCCGGCAAGAGACTTACCGGATCAGCGTCTCCAAGCGTTATTTGACCGCGCGGGACCGGGTGCTGATCGTCGACGACTTTTTGGCGACCGGAGCTGCCCTGCTGGGACTGGTTGAGCTGGTCAAACAGGCGGGCGCCCACCTGATCGGCGTCGGTGCGGTGATCGAGAAGAGCTTTCAGGAAGGGCGCGGCAAACTGGAACAGGCGGGGGTTTTTGTGTATTCGCTGGCCCGGATTGAATCGATGTCCCCCGGCGAGATCTGCTTTGCGGAAGAGACTGAAAACATGTTGGCAGAGGAGACGAATTGA
- a CDS encoding DinB family protein: MERKNLRPEEIVFSLRTTMNRLEQLLAQMPEAALRLSLAPGKWCVAEIVGHLYDTEEVWGGRIAKVCQETNPFLPGYDPEAYVRKRGYKHYHLSEIFDLLRAYRRQREQTLARLQGDVWDRVGIHEEEGEMPVQVLAEILALHEQHHLQQIEQIWQRALLEEGDL; the protein is encoded by the coding sequence GTGGAGCGAAAAAATCTGCGCCCCGAGGAAATTGTTTTCTCGCTGCGGACGACGATGAACCGGCTGGAGCAGCTGCTTGCGCAGATGCCCGAAGCGGCATTGCGGCTCTCGCTTGCGCCAGGCAAATGGTGCGTCGCGGAGATTGTGGGCCATCTGTACGACACGGAAGAAGTGTGGGGAGGGCGGATCGCAAAAGTCTGCCAGGAAACAAACCCTTTCCTGCCGGGGTATGATCCGGAAGCGTATGTACGGAAGCGGGGGTACAAGCATTACCATCTGTCCGAGATCTTCGACTTGCTGCGCGCCTACCGCCGCCAGCGGGAACAGACGCTGGCGCGGCTGCAGGGAGATGTCTGGGATCGTGTCGGCATCCATGAAGAAGAAGGGGAGATGCCGGTGCAGGTACTGGCGGAAATTCTGGCACTGCACGAGCAGCACCATTTGCAGCAAATCGAACAGATCTGGCAGCGGGCGCTCCTGGAGGAAGGAGACTTGTAG
- a CDS encoding MFS transporter, whose product MPSATKPNVALVGDRNFLLLLAGQNLSAFGDWFRTVTTIGLIYAWTGSAANLSLLFISSLFPAVVVSSFLGPLIDRFSRRTLMVVADLARVLVGCGFVLLIPLESPALLYLLLAINGAFSGLYLPARSALIPEIIKPHHLSRANSILATSFSAAMLIATGLGGLLADIWSAQTIYLIDAATFLLSAVCLVLINPRRQPTPAKPHVSYLEQVREGMREIKKSRSIQCAIWILMAREAALSVVYVIFSLYILQVVNQGNFGLGLGHTATGMGQILGGLTLAAYFKKRTFTPEHYRRWATLSLLLLGLFHTISYQQGDFSFFLLLVVIANLWYSPIDVLSSTNIMTCAKPEVQGRVFASSLALSRLFYLGGFLLMALIGNALSVTAIAWGMGGFLLLAALLHHILAAKLTAARSDLTVKETYP is encoded by the coding sequence GTGCCGTCCGCGACAAAACCGAACGTTGCGCTGGTTGGCGACCGCAACTTTTTGCTGCTGCTTGCCGGACAGAATCTGTCTGCGTTTGGCGACTGGTTCCGGACCGTTACGACGATTGGACTGATCTACGCCTGGACGGGGAGCGCAGCCAATCTCAGCTTGTTGTTTATCTCTTCGCTCTTTCCCGCGGTTGTGGTTTCTTCTTTCCTCGGGCCGCTGATTGACCGCTTTTCTCGTCGCACGTTGATGGTCGTTGCCGATTTGGCCCGCGTACTGGTGGGGTGTGGTTTTGTCCTGCTGATTCCGCTTGAGTCCCCTGCCTTGCTCTACCTGCTGCTGGCGATCAACGGCGCGTTTTCCGGCCTCTATCTTCCGGCAAGGTCGGCGCTGATTCCGGAGATCATCAAGCCGCACCACCTGTCGCGCGCCAACAGCATCCTCGCCACCAGCTTCAGCGCGGCGATGCTCATTGCCACCGGTTTGGGCGGTCTGCTTGCGGATATCTGGTCAGCGCAGACGATCTACCTCATCGACGCTGCTACGTTTTTGCTCTCCGCAGTCTGCCTTGTGCTGATCAACCCTCGCCGGCAGCCGACTCCCGCGAAGCCGCATGTTTCCTACCTGGAGCAGGTCCGCGAAGGCATGCGGGAAATCAAGAAATCGCGCAGCATTCAGTGTGCGATCTGGATCTTGATGGCCCGGGAAGCGGCGCTCAGCGTGGTCTATGTGATCTTCAGCCTGTACATTCTGCAGGTGGTCAACCAGGGGAACTTCGGCCTGGGCCTCGGCCACACGGCGACGGGAATGGGGCAGATACTCGGCGGGCTGACGCTTGCCGCCTATTTCAAAAAGCGAACGTTCACGCCGGAGCACTACCGCAGGTGGGCGACACTTTCGCTCTTGCTGCTCGGTCTTTTTCACACCATTTCCTATCAGCAGGGCGATTTCTCGTTTTTTTTGCTGCTGGTGGTGATCGCCAATCTTTGGTACAGTCCGATTGACGTACTGAGCTCGACCAACATCATGACCTGCGCCAAACCGGAAGTGCAGGGACGGGTTTTTGCCTCTTCGCTTGCGCTGTCGCGGCTGTTCTACCTGGGCGGCTTCTTGCTGATGGCGCTCATCGGAAATGCGCTTTCCGTCACCGCGATTGCCTGGGGCATGGGAGGCTTCCTGCTGCTCGCCGCTCTGCTCCACCACATCCTCGCTGCGAAGCTGACGGCGGCGCGCTCTGACTTGACGGTCAAGGAAACGTACCCGTGA
- a CDS encoding coproporphyrinogen-III oxidase family protein, with amino-acid sequence MLLNIERMSEYYPTQPLLWNFLYPFFGEGSYEGAEERVKDVLFAAASERKPGKNALYLHIPFCDTICSFCPFIKSTKYEPVIGQYVDMLIREMELIASSPLVQSLTFDAVFVGGGSPSVLPPQLIRKLCAAIKQNFTLAPDYEWTFECEAKSADEERVAAMAEGGANRGSFGVQTMNQHYRQMFNLTASYDEIFHTVELMSRYFRAYNLDLLYHLPGQSREALMQDLKQVTALGTTSIDTYPLEYIACAKGWLGKITSGALAKPPSPLEKITYNQAVYDYLEENGWTQKYVYTFMAPGHAQKRFRYGEIIYGGYEDQCIGLGTGAFTYLQGIIWSNAGDTKTYMQRLEAGELAVARARSYHAYERKLVFFPKTMEIAKSYLQRVPIEDALLAKLSEMVERGIVEERGDTYVLRREARPWYQALLVDLIPEAERPYYHRVVQAMQAELNWYEPVRVEV; translated from the coding sequence TTGTTGTTGAACATCGAGCGGATGAGCGAGTATTACCCGACGCAGCCGCTGCTGTGGAACTTTCTCTATCCATTCTTTGGCGAGGGGAGTTACGAAGGAGCCGAGGAGCGCGTGAAAGATGTCCTCTTTGCTGCAGCCAGCGAACGCAAGCCAGGGAAGAACGCCCTCTATTTGCATATTCCCTTTTGCGATACGATATGCTCGTTCTGTCCGTTTATCAAGTCGACCAAGTACGAACCGGTCATCGGGCAGTATGTGGACATGCTGATTCGCGAAATGGAACTCATCGCCTCTTCTCCGCTCGTGCAGTCGCTCACCTTCGACGCGGTGTTCGTCGGGGGCGGCAGTCCCTCTGTTTTGCCGCCGCAGCTGATTCGCAAGCTGTGCGCGGCCATCAAGCAAAACTTCACGTTGGCCCCGGACTACGAGTGGACGTTTGAATGCGAGGCCAAGTCTGCCGACGAAGAACGGGTTGCCGCGATGGCGGAGGGCGGGGCCAACCGGGGCAGTTTTGGCGTGCAGACGATGAATCAGCACTACCGCCAGATGTTTAATCTGACCGCCAGCTACGACGAAATCTTTCACACGGTGGAGCTGATGAGCCGCTATTTCCGGGCCTACAATCTCGACCTGCTCTACCATCTGCCGGGGCAATCGCGGGAAGCGCTGATGCAGGATCTGAAGCAGGTGACGGCGCTCGGCACCACCAGCATCGATACCTATCCGCTGGAGTATATCGCTTGTGCCAAGGGGTGGTTGGGCAAGATTACCAGCGGGGCGTTGGCGAAGCCGCCCAGTCCGCTGGAAAAGATCACGTACAATCAAGCGGTGTACGATTATCTGGAGGAAAACGGTTGGACGCAAAAATACGTGTACACTTTCATGGCTCCGGGGCACGCACAGAAGCGGTTCCGCTACGGCGAAATCATTTACGGCGGGTATGAAGATCAGTGTATTGGTCTGGGAACGGGAGCGTTCACCTATCTGCAAGGGATCATCTGGAGCAACGCGGGTGATACGAAAACGTACATGCAAAGGCTGGAGGCCGGGGAGCTGGCCGTCGCCCGCGCCCGTTCGTACCATGCGTATGAAAGAAAGCTGGTGTTTTTCCCCAAGACGATGGAGATCGCCAAATCGTATCTGCAGCGTGTGCCGATCGAGGACGCGCTGCTCGCCAAGCTTTCCGAGATGGTGGAGCGCGGGATCGTGGAGGAGCGCGGCGATACTTACGTGCTGCGCAGAGAGGCGAGGCCCTGGTACCAGGCGCTGCTGGTCGATTTGATTCCGGAAGCCGAGCGCCCCTACTACCACCGGGTGGTCCAAGCGATGCAGGCAGAGCTGAACTGGTATGAACCGGTGCGCGTGGAGGTTTAG